The genomic DNA CTCAAGTACGCGTATCTTCCTCGCTTCCGAATATCTTGAGCTTTAATTTAATTTCTCTAGGCTCTCCTGGGCTAGCGGGTATCCCTACCGCTGTGAGCGTGAGCGCTCTTACAGCTTCACGGCCCACAGGAACGCCAATCGAGCAGCCTAAAGATAAAGCCCTCTATCCAAACCGCGTTATCTTGACCAGTGCGTGGAACTTTCGCACGCTGTGGGGGGATGATATGACCTGGCCTAATTACCCCGCACTTCTTAGCCTACCCCGATCAAACAGGGATAAAGCCTATCCCACTCAAATGGGCTGCCGACACTCCAACTGCCAGAGGCCCGATTGTGTGCTCACGTCTGCCATCCAGTATCAAGTTGCGCAATGCCATCGGGTATGTTCATTCTTTTGTCACATATTTTTTTAAATTCTAGGGTTCTAACAATGCCTGTCACTCAAGCGCCCACTCTGGCTCCTACTCGATTTATCGTGCGCTCGCTATTGCAATGGGGACCCTTTCGCCTACTCACCAGCCTAACTATTCGTTAACCGAGCCTCCGGTCGAAATCCCGCCTCAGGCTAGTTGGTTGGTCAGGTTCCGTCAAGTTTAATAACATACTCTAAAGGCACCCTATAGGTTCGATCCTAAGAAAATTGtgtcttttgatccatgggGACATGTAGTTCAACAAGTATATGCCAACGAGATTGCGAGTGGATTGGACGTCAGACCCAGTATTGCAATCACCAAAGCTGTGGGTACTTTTTTTGCTACTCGATTTTATGACTTAGACCTCCCTCCTAGCACATTAAATTGTCTGAAATCGATGCTGCTCTTACTACGCCAACCGCACTCCCTGTCGACGGTAAAATCGTTATCAAATCTCGCCCGCTTTTGAATCCAGACGGAACACAGAGTGACGCGGATCCTGGTATTGAACTGGCCTGTAGCAAGGCCGCCGTAGAACCCGTATGGTGGCTCCCTGGAGTTGCCGAGCGCTTTGGAATGTAAGTTGATCACAGTTCTTCGGCCAAAAGATACTCAAGGTCATGTCAGTCACGAATCTCTACTTCGCCGAGCACTTTTTGAAGAAACCGGCGGCATGTATCCTGAATTGATTACTCGACCTGACATTAAGGTGTTTTTGCCTCCAATTGGTGGCTTGACCGTCTACATCTGTGAGTAGGCATATTATTGTGCTTGAACGGTAGAATAATATTTTGGATATTAGTCGGTAATCCTGCACACATGCGCGACCCAACCAAAGAGCTCACATTACGTGTACACGATGAATGTATGTGACCATTTGATCGGATGTTGGAAGTTCTGACGATTATCTCCTCAGGCAACGGATCTGATGTCTTCGGTTCGGATATTTGCACGTGCAAACCTTACCTTGTTTTCGCGATCGAAGAATGTGTCCGCACTGCCCAAAAGGGTGGAGTCGGAATTGTAGTGTACTTCCGCAAGGAAGGTAGAGCACTGGGAGAAGTCACCAAGTAAGTCGAAAACTCGTGTTCATTATACAAAGCGGTTAACTTTGAGTTAGATACCTTGTGTATAACCTCCGTAAGCGTGGCGGCGATAGTGCAGATAAATACTTCAAGTCCACGGAACTTATTGCGGGAGTCAAGGACATGCGGTTCCAAGCATTGATGCCAGACATTCTTCACTGGCTCGGAATCACAAAGATTGACAACATGATCTCGATGAGTGATATGTCAGTTTTACTACCACCCTTCCTGGCGCAGGAACTGACTTCGGGTGATTTAGGAAATACAACGCGATCGTCGATTCTGGAATCCCTATCTTGAAGCGATACGATCTACCGGAACATCTCATTCCACCCGACTCGCGTGTAGAGATTGACGCTAAGATTGCCTCTGGTTACTTTACTAGTGGCAAGAAGGTTACCGAAGCAGATCTTTACAAGACAGTTGGGCGTACTTGGGAGGAGACGGACCACTGACCCTCCCTCCCAATGGGATTTCTACATAGGGCACAGGGGGGTTCTTAATGAATGAATTTGTTTATTGTATGATCTACACGCTTTAACGCCAATTTAGCTGCACTTAAACTAGTCCTCTTGAAAATCGGGGTGGTATGCATCCCGTAAGCACTAGGCAAAATAAGGTCCTCAAGGAACCCTCGTGAGCCAGCGTGGATCTCAGTGGAGCAGTTGTCGCAATTCATCCGGCCTATCTCGGGAAAGTGCATAGCGCTCGATACTATCCTGTGGAGCCCCTGGGCGTACCCCTATTGTTTGAGTGTGCTTGCGCCATGTGGCTGTGTAATGAGGTGATTGCTGTCAAAAACACCGACGAAGCCAATTGAGGCGAACAGTCATCTTGCACATAACGACTAGTAAGCGACGTAACGAGAGCGAGGAAGCGCGAGCATTCGTGGATAGCTTATATAGTGACATATTGCACGATGATTACCCCTCAGACTCGACGACAAGCTTCACAAATCTTCAACGATACCCACTCGGATAGTGACGACATTGGAGACGGTGTTGATGACATGCGCTCCCCGCTTGATAGAACGATTGACAAAATTGGGATGGGTATGTCCTTTTCATGGCTTCTGTAAGTTGCCACATACTTACAAAGTATAGGACCTTATCAATGGGCACTACTGGGCCTATGCGGCTTCGGTATGTATTGTGTATTAAAGGCCAACGATGGCATACACCTGACTCACGACACGACTGTCTACAGGATGGGCTGCGGACAATGTAACTATATCTTATAGTCACCTCTGAGCGTCCATTCACACCGCCATTTCCACGCGTCactactttttttttttttttttcgttcGGCCATTTTATTTCATAACACTTAGATGTGGCTCCAAGCGATAGCTATTATTCTCCCCCGGGTCCAAGATGAATACGCAATTCCGGATTCGCAGATAGGACTACTATCTGCTTCGATGTTTTGTGGAATGATGTTTGGGGCGCTCGGCTGGGGGTCATGTTCCGATGTTGTTGGCCGGAGCATGGCGTTCAATCTCACATTGGCCTTTACGAGCCTCTTTGGAGTTCTTGCGTGCCTGTCGACCAGTTTTGTTAGCTTGTGCTTTTTTATATTCCTACTTGGGAGTGCAGTAGGCGTGAGTGACTTTCACCACTTGAATGCGCTATTGCGTTTAATATTTCATTCAGGGAAGTATGCCCACTGATGGCACATTGTTTCTGAGAACGTtcccaagaagaagcagtATCTTCTCACAGCACTATCCGTGTTCTTCTCGCTGGGTGCAGTAGTTAGTGCCATTATCGCCATTATAATCATTCCAGGCAACAGCTGTCCTGAACCAAATGTGGTGGCGCCCGAGAATTCTACCTCGAATTCTTTCGCGAAACTTGTCCGAACTTTGGTCGCTCGGGGGGAGACCTGGGAACGAGAACACACCACTGCTTTGCGACGTCGCAAGCCAGAACAGGGGTTGGAAGTATTATTAGGAGTGCTGGGGATCATTGTATGCTTTCCGGTTTTGGTGGTTGCCCCTACTGAGGAGAAATACTATCACAGACATTGGCTATGTTCGTTCTTCGCATTATTTTCTTTCGTTTGTACGAGTCCCCTAGATACTTGGTCTCTGCGGGGAGAAACACCGAGGCGTCGCTGCCCTGCAGAGCATCGAAGACTACAATATGAAGTAAGTCATTACTGATAAAGTTACTGGGGCACGTAATAATCTTTCATCTATCTACTTGTCTAGATTCGGTCGACCATCTCGATCACGATTTGTAATTACTCTAGCAGACGTATGTGACGCAAAGCCGAGCGCAATGCTTAGCGAAGAAGGCGTTATGTTCGACGCAGGTGATGACGAAGAGGCGAATGTGGGGAATAGACCCTCCTCGCGGGGTTCGAATGAGGAGCGCAAATCGTCGGGCTCCGACAGCGGGAAAGAGGACGATCGTTCACAGGCCCTTTCTCAACAACCTGCCGATCGCACAGATTATCGAGCAACTAGCCAGAGCCCTGAAGGTGCCGTTGGGCAAGGATGGAGCTTCGACACGCCGATGCCGCCGCATGCAGACGAGAATGCATCATATTTCGAGCAAAAGGCCCCCACGACTCCGGATGGTGAAAGCGGAGCGTCTACACCCGGTACCTCCCGGCCCCGTGATAGTAGACGTCTGTCTAGACCACCTAGACCACATATGGAGGCCGTTCCAGGTCTTCGGTCTACGTAGAACAATGCCTTCCAAGCACGTTTGGGAGGCCAATTGCGACATGGCTCGACCGAGTGGCTATGCTTTTTACTCCAGAATGGAGGCTAACAACTATTCTGATTTGGTGCGCGTGGTGGGGAATGTCTCTTGGTAAGCTTATATACGATCGGGTTGACATGATATTAACCGGTATCTCAATATAACAAGCTTTTACTATGTTCAACGTTTATTTGCCCAAACTTCTTGAGAGGAGATTGGGTGACGCTGGCGGAGGGGAAGGAAGCAGGAAAGAAGCACTATGGGATATTGTAATATTTACTCTAGGAGGGTGCCCGGGTGCTCTGGTACTTCGTATTTTCACTCAGCCGTCAATGATTGTTGACAAGTTCATTTAGATAGGCGCATGGATGATCGAGTCTCCGTTGGGGAGACGCAAGTCTCTTGCCTTGAGTACATTTATGACTGCGATGTGTTGCCTCGCGTTTGTACAAGTCGAAAGCAAAACGGGTGTTGTATGGAGCACCATCGGAGTGTCGTTAGCATCAGCGATTATGTGGGCTGTCTTGTACGGCATGACACCAGAGATATTCGATACCAAGGGTAAGGCGCAGCTCAGCACATTCTCCGTTTGAAGGTTATTTAATCGAATTTTTAGTCCGAGGTACTGCTTGCGGGACTGCATCTGCGCTAAACAGAGTGTAAGCCAGATTTATCTCCCTTTGAATTGCTAAGGGGTCCACGCTCACATCTTTTTAGAGGGGGTATGATAGCACCTGTTGCCGGTGGTATTCTGTTGGATGCATCGCCCGCATTTCCCGTGTATGCATCGATCGCCGTCTTCTTGTTCTCGGTAGTCTGCGTACTTCTTCTGCCGTTCGAGAAGTGCCCGACTGATGGCAAGGATTCGGGCTCAGACGACCGAGGAGAGTATACAGCACTACACTAGGACTTGTGGTTATATGTTTAAGCTAGGATGAGCCAGAGACATTTAAAAGCACAGTGTAATTTGTACGAATTTGCTCAACAGGGTAAAGTATATTCATGTAATACTGTATAGAATAAAAGCAACGAAGCAGTTTGCAGTTTGCAGGATTGTATACTCAGATTCGGGTTCGTGAGGTGCGGTAGTTAAACTTGCAACTCCAGCAACAGGATCATGGTTTGATGTGTACAGTATACTATAGACGGAAAGAAGAGTGTGAAAAAAGGCGTTGCTAATATTCTTATGTCGTAAAGATGTGACGAATACATCAATTTCTCGTATACCAGTATATGCTATAGCTACACTTCAGGAACAGAGACGCCGCTTCAAACGAGGGTATGTATTTGTTACTGCAACTCATACTTGTGTCATTCAATATACGTAGTGATGAAACTAGACATTTAATTTGTCAGGCTACTTTTAATATATGTCGTATTGTACATTCTAGCCACTGCTTATGCCATGAGCCGTTAGCACGAGTACTTCGTATGAACGGGGCCCATGAAATTTGTAAAATTAAAAATGCAGGCTGATATAGATCTAGACACAAGTGTGTTTCAGATTGCTGTTTAGGACCATTCCTGGTAGCCGCTGGCGACACCTTCAGCTATTAATATAACTCTGTAGCGTAGTAAACTTAAGCTTATGCATATGAGATTACGCACATTGATACGCGTGTGCGCTGCAGTAGTACATTGTATATGATATGGCATTATTCGCGTAAAAATAAACCTCGGGAAGTGTCAATTAACCAAATCGGCGACCTGCCACCGTGTGCCAAATTACACCGTGTTCATCAGCCTGCCAGAATTCTAGATTTGCTGCGGAGGCGGTCAGTATACACAGGAAGGCCATCTGATGTTTCAAGGCAACCTTATGGGCACCGTTTAATTTCTGTTCATTCGATCACGAGCGTGGCAAAGGCTGAATTATTTTAGGAGCATTTGGCCATTGCGCGGTGCGCGCGGCGTTGGTCACGATTCTTAGGTGTACCTGCTTGCTGGCACTATCATATGATTTGTGCGTATGCTATTTACGGATTATTCCTCTTCAATGACAGCTTTGACAGGCCCATGGTATCCCACCTATGGCTATCTTATTTTCCTGGGAACACCGTAATTATCTGGTGACTTAGCATTTCTGAATTTCAACTCCAATCAATGATATATAGAATgtgtgggggggggggtcggGTAAATTCCAGTCCCAAGCACTATCAGTTGAATACTCCTTCATCTATCCCACCAATACTTACTTTCACT from Rhizoctonia solani chromosome 16, complete sequence includes the following:
- a CDS encoding major facilitator superfamily transporter — its product is MITPQTRRQASQIFNDTHSDSDDIGDGVDDMRSPLDRTIDKIGMGPYQWALLGLCGFGWAADNMWLQAIAIILPRVQDEYAIPDSQIGLLSASMFCGMMFGALGWGSCSDVVGRSMAFNLTLAFTSLFGVLACLSTSFVSLCFFIFLLGSAVGNVPKKKQYLLTALSVFFSLGAVVSAIIAIIIIPGNSCPEPNVVAPENSTSNSFAKLVRTLVARGETWEREHTTALRRRKPEQGLEVLLGVLGIIILGLCGEKHRGVAALQSIEDYNMKFGRPSRSRFVITLADVCDAKPSAMLSEEGVMFDAGDDEEANVGNRPSSRGSNEERKSSGSDSGKEDDRSQALSQQPADRTDYRATSQSPEGAVGQGWSFDTPMPPHADENASYFEQKAPTTPDGESGASTPGTSRPRDSRQQCLPSTFGRPIATWLDRVAMLFTPEWRLTTILIWCAWWGMSLAFTMFNVYLPKLLERRLGDAGGGEGSRKEALWDIVIFTLGGCPGALIGAWMIESPLGRRKSLALSTFMTAMCCLAFVQVESKTGVVWSTIGVSLASAIMWAVLYGMTPEIFDTKVRGTACGTASALNRVGGMIAPVAGGILLDASPAFPVYASIAVFLFSVVCVLLLPFEKCPTDGKDSGSDDRGEYTALH
- a CDS encoding GTP cyclohydrolase N terminal encodes the protein MPDDALLSQILSKLDALTTTQATLTERVESLTRTGAGVPTISQPNRPASPTVTLSSSGIGLGTSPPVSSSPGLAGIPTAVSVSALTASRPTGTPIEQPKDKALYPNRVILTTYPDQTGIKPIPLKWAADTPTARGPIVCSRLPSSIKLRNAIGAHSGSYSIYRALAIAMGTLSPTHQPNYSLTEPPVEIPPQASWFDPKKIVSFDPWGHVVQQVYANEIASGLDVRPSIAITKAHIKLSEIDAALTTPTALPVDGKIVIKSRPLLNPDGTQSDADPGIELACSKAAVEPVWWLPGVAERFGIHESLLRRALFEETGGMYPELITRPDIKVFLPPIGGLTVYIFGNPAHMRDPTKELTLRVHDECNGSDVFGSDICTCKPYLVFAIEECVRTAQKGGVGIVVYFRKEGRALGEVTKYLVYNLRKRGGDSADKYFKSTELIAGVKDMRFQALMPDILHWLGITKIDNMISMSDMKYNAIVDSGIPILKRYDLPEHLIPPDSRVEIDAKIASGYFTSGKKVTEADLYKTVGRTWEETDH